The following coding sequences lie in one Amycolatopsis cihanbeyliensis genomic window:
- a CDS encoding FAD-binding oxidoreductase, translating into MSDVATRLAEIVGEQQVLTGDQISADYAGDEALTVPGQQPRFLARPGTAEEVAALLVAAAEHGVPVTARGSGTGLSGAARPRPDGLLVSFERMNAVLEVDTENHVAVVQPGVTLSELDARTAEAGLNYTVYPGEMSASVGGNVGANAGGMRAVKYGVTRHNVLGLQAALPTGELIRTGGKLTKISTGYDLTQLVIGSEGTLALATEVIVKLYPRPAHGVTVLAPFEDLNQVLAVVPRIISSGLAPHILEYIDNLTMAAMTYAADLRLGVPDEVRDASGAYLVVGLENRTAALLDGDVELLGTLLGDLGAAEVYVLEGNAARTLIEAREKAFWTAKSIGADDVIDVVVPRSEMAEFLASTRELALKAESGVLGCGHAGDGNVHLAVFQKDPDKRRALLHEIFAEGMAVGGAISGEHGIGNAKRDHFVELEDPAKLELLRRIKQAFDPAGILNPGVLLD; encoded by the coding sequence CTGAGCGACGTCGCTACCCGGCTGGCCGAGATCGTCGGCGAGCAGCAGGTGCTCACCGGGGACCAGATCTCCGCGGACTACGCCGGGGACGAGGCGCTCACCGTTCCCGGGCAGCAGCCGCGATTCCTGGCCCGGCCCGGAACGGCCGAGGAGGTGGCCGCGCTGCTGGTCGCCGCGGCGGAGCACGGCGTTCCGGTCACCGCGCGCGGGTCCGGAACGGGGCTGTCCGGGGCCGCCCGACCCCGGCCGGACGGGCTGCTGGTGTCCTTCGAGCGGATGAACGCCGTGCTGGAGGTGGACACCGAGAACCACGTGGCCGTGGTCCAACCGGGCGTGACACTGTCCGAACTGGACGCCAGGACCGCCGAGGCCGGGCTGAACTACACCGTCTACCCCGGTGAGATGAGCGCGAGTGTCGGCGGCAACGTGGGCGCCAACGCGGGCGGGATGCGCGCGGTGAAGTACGGCGTGACCCGGCACAACGTGCTCGGGCTCCAGGCCGCGCTGCCCACCGGCGAGCTCATCCGGACCGGTGGCAAGCTCACCAAGATCTCCACCGGCTACGACCTCACCCAGCTCGTCATCGGGTCGGAGGGCACGCTGGCGCTGGCCACCGAGGTCATCGTGAAGCTGTATCCGCGGCCGGCCCACGGCGTGACCGTGCTCGCCCCGTTCGAGGACCTGAACCAGGTGCTGGCCGTGGTGCCGCGGATCATCTCCAGCGGCCTCGCCCCGCACATCCTCGAGTACATCGACAACCTGACCATGGCGGCCATGACCTACGCCGCCGACCTCCGGCTGGGTGTCCCGGACGAGGTCCGCGACGCCTCCGGCGCCTATCTGGTGGTCGGCTTGGAGAACCGGACGGCCGCGTTGCTGGACGGCGACGTCGAACTGCTCGGCACCCTGCTCGGTGACCTCGGCGCCGCCGAGGTCTACGTGCTGGAGGGAAACGCGGCACGGACGTTGATCGAGGCGCGGGAGAAGGCGTTCTGGACGGCCAAGTCCATCGGTGCCGACGACGTGATCGATGTGGTGGTCCCACGCAGCGAGATGGCGGAGTTCCTCGCCAGTACGAGGGAACTGGCGCTCAAGGCGGAGTCCGGGGTACTCGGCTGCGGGCACGCGGGGGACGGCAACGTGCATCTCGCCGTCTTCCAGAAGGACCCGGACAAGCGCAGGGCCCTGCTGCACGAGATCTTCGCCGAGGGGATGGCCGTGGGCGGCGCGATCTCCGGTGAGCACGGCATCGGCAACGCCAAGCGGGACCATTTCGTCGAGCTGGAGGACCCTGCCAAGCTCGAGTTGCTGCGGCGGATCAAGCAGGCCTTCGATCCCGCGGGCATCCTCAATCCGGGTGTACTCCTCGACTAG
- a CDS encoding aspartate aminotransferase family protein: MAQLSPLLKQATPVVVDHGEGAYLYDVDGRRHLDFTAGIGVTSTGHCHPKVVSAAQEQVGKLIHGQYTTVMHKPLLELTRRLGEVLPRGLDSLFFANSGSEAVEAALRLSRQATGRPNVVVFQGGFHGRTVAAASMTTSGTRFGAGISPLMAGVHVAPFPHAYHYGWDERTATEFALRELDYLFATMSAPNETAAFFIEPMLGEGGYVPANPEFLAGLRERADEHGILLVMDEIQTGFGRTGRFWGHEHFGARPDVVLIAKGLASGFPLSAVAASEELMGKAWPGSQGGTYGGNAVACAAALATLEVIQEEGLVENAAARGAQLLGGARAIGEKTAAIGDVRGLGLLVGSEFTTPDGKPDNATAQAAQKAAAERGLLLLTCGAYMNVVRMIPPLVVSAEQIDEALEIWADVVQSVAK; the protein is encoded by the coding sequence ATGGCACAGCTGTCCCCCCTGCTCAAGCAGGCCACCCCGGTCGTCGTCGACCACGGCGAGGGTGCCTACCTCTACGACGTGGACGGCCGTCGTCACCTCGACTTCACCGCGGGCATCGGGGTGACCAGCACCGGCCACTGCCACCCGAAGGTGGTCAGCGCGGCGCAGGAGCAGGTCGGCAAGCTGATCCACGGCCAGTACACCACCGTCATGCACAAGCCGCTGCTCGAGCTGACGAGGCGGCTCGGCGAGGTACTGCCGCGGGGGCTGGACTCGCTGTTCTTCGCCAACTCCGGCAGCGAGGCGGTGGAGGCCGCGCTGCGACTGTCCCGGCAGGCCACCGGCCGGCCGAACGTCGTGGTGTTCCAGGGCGGCTTCCACGGCCGCACGGTGGCCGCGGCCTCGATGACCACCTCCGGTACGCGGTTCGGCGCCGGGATCTCCCCGCTGATGGCCGGGGTGCACGTGGCCCCGTTCCCGCACGCCTACCACTACGGCTGGGACGAGCGCACCGCCACCGAGTTCGCCCTGCGGGAGCTGGACTACCTGTTCGCGACGATGAGCGCGCCGAACGAGACCGCGGCCTTCTTCATCGAACCGATGCTCGGTGAGGGCGGTTACGTGCCGGCCAACCCGGAGTTCCTCGCCGGGCTGCGCGAGCGCGCCGACGAGCACGGCATCCTGCTGGTGATGGACGAGATCCAGACCGGGTTCGGTCGCACCGGCCGGTTCTGGGGGCACGAGCACTTCGGCGCGCGGCCGGATGTCGTGCTGATCGCCAAGGGCCTGGCCAGCGGCTTCCCGCTGTCCGCCGTGGCGGCCTCCGAGGAGCTGATGGGCAAGGCGTGGCCGGGCTCGCAGGGCGGGACCTACGGCGGTAACGCGGTCGCCTGCGCCGCGGCGCTGGCCACCCTGGAGGTGATCCAGGAGGAGGGCCTGGTGGAAAACGCGGCCGCCAGGGGCGCGCAGTTGCTCGGCGGGGCGCGCGCGATCGGCGAGAAGACCGCGGCCATCGGCGATGTGCGCGGGCTGGGCCTGCTGGTCGGGTCGGAGTTCACCACGCCGGACGGCAAGCCGGACAACGCCACCGCGCAGGCCGCGCAGAAGGCCGCCGCCGAGCGGGGACTGCTGCTGCTCACCTGCGGCGCCTACATGAACGTGGTGCGGATGATCCCGCCGCTGGTGGTCAGCGCCGAGCAGATCGACGAGGCACTGGAGATCTGGGCCGACGTCGTGCAGTCGGTCGCGAAGTAA
- a CDS encoding DUF3830 family protein, producing MARYITITLDKRGVSCRARLLEAEAPRTCRAVWDALPQSSSAYHAKYARNEVYTLVPPFAEPKPGRENPTVTPIPGDVVYFGFEAWEIGNPAYGYEDGSEAHSASGATDLAIFYGRNNLLINGDAGWVPGNVFATITEGLEEMAAAAQDLWLRGVEGETLSFARAE from the coding sequence GTGGCCCGCTACATCACCATCACCCTGGACAAGCGCGGGGTGTCCTGCCGCGCCCGGCTGCTGGAGGCCGAGGCGCCGCGCACCTGCCGGGCGGTGTGGGACGCCCTGCCGCAGAGCAGCTCGGCCTACCACGCCAAGTACGCCCGCAACGAGGTGTACACGCTGGTGCCGCCGTTCGCCGAGCCCAAGCCGGGCCGGGAGAACCCGACGGTCACCCCGATTCCCGGGGACGTGGTGTACTTCGGCTTCGAGGCATGGGAGATCGGCAACCCGGCCTACGGCTACGAGGACGGCAGCGAGGCGCACAGCGCGTCCGGCGCGACGGACCTGGCGATCTTCTACGGCCGGAACAACCTGCTGATCAACGGGGACGCCGGTTGGGTGCCCGGCAACGTGTTCGCGACGATCACCGAGGGTCTGGAGGAGATGGCGGCGGCCGCGCAGGACCTGTGGCTGCGCGGCGTGGAGGGCGAGACGCTGTCCTTCGCCCGCGCCGAGTAG
- a CDS encoding 3-hydroxyacyl-CoA dehydrogenase NAD-binding domain-containing protein encodes MTEAKTIRWERDADGIVVLTLDDPKQSANTMNRDYAESMHAIVQRLEAEKDSITGVVLTSAKKTFFAGGDLNDLIQARPEQAAEFTEHLNAIKADLRRLETFGKPVVSAINGAALGGGLEIALATHHRIAADVKGSQIGLPEVTLGLLPGGGGIVRTVRLLGIQNAVLNVLVQGQRHRPRKALEIGLVHEVVDSVEELLPKAKEWIKANPDASAQPWDEKGYKIPGGTPSNPSFAANLPAFPANLRKQLKGAPMPAPRAILATAVESTQVDFETALQIESRYMVSLAVGQISKNMTKAFFFDLQHINDGGSRPDGYEPYTAKKVGVLGAGMMGAAIAYVSAKAGIEVVLKDVSAENAEKGKGYAAKLEEKALKRGRTTQEKSDALLSRIKPTADPADFAGVDFVIEAVFESTELKHKVFGEIENIVNADAVLGSNTSTLPITGLAEGVQRQEDFIGIHFFSPVDKMPLVEIIRGEKTSDVTLAKVFDYTLQIKKTPIVVNDSRGFFTSRVIGTFINEAVAALGEGVEPASIEQAGLQAGYPAPPLQLMDELTLTLPRKIRQETRQAIEAAGGTWQAHPAEAIIDRMIDEFDRKGRSSGAGFYSYDDEGQRVGLWAGLREAFNSHSGAPAPGGSGGSIPFEDLRERMLFAEALETVKCFDEGVLTSVQDANIGSIFGIGFPPWTGGVVQYMNQYEGGLKGFVARARELADRYGDHFTPPKSLVAKAEAGELFE; translated from the coding sequence ATGACTGAAGCCAAGACCATTCGCTGGGAGCGGGACGCCGACGGCATCGTCGTGCTCACCCTCGACGATCCCAAGCAGTCCGCGAACACCATGAACCGCGACTACGCCGAGTCGATGCATGCCATCGTGCAGCGGCTGGAAGCGGAAAAGGATTCGATCACCGGTGTGGTGCTGACCTCGGCGAAGAAGACCTTCTTCGCCGGCGGTGACCTGAACGACCTGATCCAGGCCAGGCCGGAGCAGGCCGCGGAGTTCACCGAGCACCTGAACGCGATCAAGGCCGACCTGCGCAGGCTGGAGACCTTCGGCAAGCCGGTGGTGTCCGCGATCAACGGCGCGGCGCTGGGCGGCGGCCTGGAGATCGCGCTGGCCACCCACCACCGGATCGCCGCGGACGTCAAGGGCAGCCAGATCGGGCTGCCCGAGGTGACCCTGGGCCTGCTGCCCGGTGGCGGCGGCATCGTGCGGACCGTGCGGCTGCTCGGCATCCAGAACGCGGTGCTGAACGTACTGGTGCAGGGGCAGCGGCACCGCCCGCGCAAGGCGCTGGAGATCGGCCTGGTGCACGAGGTGGTGGACAGCGTCGAGGAACTGCTGCCGAAGGCCAAGGAGTGGATCAAGGCCAACCCGGACGCCTCGGCGCAGCCGTGGGACGAGAAGGGCTACAAGATCCCCGGCGGCACCCCGTCCAACCCCTCCTTCGCGGCCAACCTGCCCGCCTTCCCCGCCAACCTGCGCAAGCAGTTGAAGGGCGCGCCGATGCCCGCGCCGCGGGCGATCCTGGCCACCGCGGTGGAGAGCACGCAGGTCGACTTCGAGACCGCGTTGCAGATCGAGTCGCGCTACATGGTGAGCCTCGCCGTCGGGCAGATCTCGAAGAACATGACCAAGGCGTTCTTCTTCGACCTGCAACACATCAACGACGGCGGTTCGCGGCCGGACGGCTACGAGCCCTACACCGCCAAGAAGGTCGGTGTGCTCGGCGCCGGGATGATGGGCGCGGCGATCGCCTACGTCTCGGCCAAGGCCGGGATCGAGGTGGTGCTCAAGGACGTCTCGGCGGAGAACGCCGAGAAGGGCAAGGGCTACGCCGCCAAGCTGGAGGAAAAGGCGCTCAAGCGCGGCAGGACCACCCAGGAGAAGTCGGACGCGCTGCTGTCCAGGATCAAGCCGACCGCCGACCCCGCCGACTTCGCGGGCGTGGACTTCGTGATCGAGGCCGTGTTCGAGAGCACCGAACTCAAGCACAAGGTGTTCGGCGAGATCGAGAACATCGTGAACGCGGACGCGGTGCTCGGCTCGAACACCTCCACGCTGCCGATCACCGGCCTCGCCGAGGGCGTGCAACGGCAGGAGGACTTCATCGGGATCCACTTCTTCTCGCCGGTGGACAAGATGCCGCTGGTGGAGATCATCCGCGGGGAGAAGACCTCGGACGTCACGCTGGCCAAGGTCTTCGACTACACCCTGCAGATCAAGAAGACCCCGATCGTGGTGAACGACAGCCGAGGGTTCTTCACCAGCCGGGTGATCGGCACCTTCATCAACGAGGCGGTGGCCGCGCTGGGCGAGGGCGTCGAGCCGGCCAGCATCGAGCAGGCCGGGTTGCAGGCCGGGTACCCGGCGCCGCCGCTGCAGCTGATGGACGAGCTGACGCTGACCCTGCCACGCAAGATCCGGCAGGAGACGCGCCAGGCCATCGAGGCCGCGGGCGGCACCTGGCAGGCGCACCCGGCCGAGGCGATCATCGACCGGATGATCGACGAGTTCGACCGTAAGGGCCGCTCCTCCGGCGCGGGGTTCTACTCCTACGACGACGAGGGCCAGCGGGTCGGCCTGTGGGCGGGCCTGCGCGAGGCCTTCAACAGCCACAGCGGGGCACCCGCACCCGGGGGCAGCGGCGGCAGTATTCCTTTCGAGGACCTGCGGGAGCGGATGCTGTTCGCGGAGGCGCTGGAGACGGTGAAGTGCTTCGACGAGGGTGTGCTCACCTCGGTGCAGGACGCCAACATCGGGTCGATCTTCGGTATCGGCTTCCCGCCGTGGACCGGCGGGGTCGTCCAGTACATGAACCAGTACGAGGGCGGTCTGAAGGGCTTCGTGGCCCGCGCCCGTGAGCTCGCCGATCGCTACGGCGACCACTTCACCCCGCCGAAGTCCCTGGTGGCCAAGGCCGAGGCCGGCGAACTCTTCGAGTAG
- a CDS encoding acetyl-CoA C-acetyltransferase: MSSDAFIYEAIRTPRGKGKKGSLHGIKPIDLVVGLIEELKQRHPGLDPAVIDDIVLGVVSPVGDQGADIARAAAVASGLPDTVAGVQLNRFCASGLEAVNQAAQKVRAGWDRLVIGGGVESMSRVPMGSDGGAMFLDPATNYDSYFVPQGIGADLIATIEGFSREDVDRFAVSSQDKAEAAWSGGYFTKSVVPVKDINGVTVLDHDEHRRPGSTVESLGKLNPSFAGIGEMGGFDAVALQKYHSVERIDHVHTPGNSSGIVDGAALVLVGNERVGKDLGLAPRARVVASAVTGSDPTIMLTGPTPATQKVLDTAGLTIDDIDLFELNEAFASVVLKWMKDLKIPEEKVNVNGGAIAMGHPLGATGAMILGTMVDELERRNARRALVTLCIGGGMGLATIIERV, encoded by the coding sequence GTGAGTAGTGACGCGTTTATCTACGAGGCGATCCGAACGCCTCGTGGCAAGGGAAAGAAAGGTTCGCTGCACGGCATCAAGCCGATCGACCTCGTGGTCGGCCTGATCGAGGAGCTCAAGCAGCGTCACCCCGGCCTCGACCCGGCCGTGATCGACGACATCGTGCTCGGTGTGGTGTCCCCGGTCGGGGACCAGGGCGCCGACATCGCGCGGGCGGCCGCGGTCGCCTCCGGTCTCCCGGACACGGTCGCCGGTGTGCAGCTCAACCGCTTCTGCGCTTCCGGCCTCGAGGCGGTCAACCAGGCCGCGCAGAAGGTACGCGCGGGCTGGGACCGGCTGGTGATCGGCGGCGGCGTGGAGTCGATGTCCCGGGTGCCGATGGGCTCGGACGGCGGCGCGATGTTCCTCGACCCGGCGACGAACTACGACAGCTACTTCGTCCCGCAGGGCATCGGCGCCGACCTGATCGCCACCATCGAGGGCTTCTCCCGGGAGGATGTCGACCGGTTCGCGGTCTCGTCCCAGGACAAGGCCGAGGCGGCATGGTCCGGCGGGTACTTCACCAAGTCGGTCGTCCCGGTCAAGGACATCAACGGCGTCACCGTGCTCGACCACGACGAGCACCGCAGGCCCGGCTCCACCGTGGAGTCCCTCGGCAAGCTGAACCCCTCCTTCGCCGGTATCGGCGAGATGGGCGGCTTCGACGCCGTGGCGCTGCAGAAGTACCACTCGGTGGAGCGGATCGACCACGTGCACACGCCCGGCAACTCCTCCGGGATCGTGGACGGCGCGGCGCTGGTGCTGGTCGGCAACGAGCGGGTGGGCAAGGACCTCGGGCTGGCCCCGCGGGCGCGGGTGGTCGCCAGCGCGGTGACCGGCTCCGACCCCACGATCATGCTCACCGGCCCGACCCCGGCCACCCAGAAGGTGCTGGACACCGCCGGGCTGACCATCGACGACATCGACCTCTTCGAGCTCAACGAGGCCTTCGCCTCCGTCGTGCTCAAGTGGATGAAGGATCTGAAGATCCCCGAGGAGAAGGTCAACGTCAACGGCGGCGCCATCGCCATGGGCCACCCGCTCGGCGCGACCGGCGCGATGATCCTGGGCACCATGGTGGACGAGCTGGAGCGTCGTAACGCCCGGCGCGCGCTGGTGACCCTGTGCATCGGCGGCGGCATGGGCCTGGCCACCATCATCGAGCGGGTCTGA
- a CDS encoding NAD-dependent succinate-semialdehyde dehydrogenase has product MNPKPSEASVVETVDKELFVGGKWTQAAGGKTFPVHDPSTGGVLCEIADASPEDGIAALDAAVAAQADWANHPPRERGEILRRAYEALMARADELALLMTLEMGKPLAEARGEITYAAEFFRWFAEEAVRIDGGYAVAPNGSGRFLVAKQPVGPSILITPWNFPMAMGTRKIGPAVAAGCTMVIKPAAQTPLSMLALTRILADAGLPDGVLNVLTTTDSGGVMEPIIRDGRARKLSFTGSTSVGRKLLEQCADKVLRTSMELGGNAPFLVFDDADLDAALDGAMQAKMRNIGEACTAANRFYVQRGIVEEFSRRLTERMAALPIGRGTEEGVVVGPLIDEAAVEKVSGLVNDAAQRGARVLTGGATVDGPGNFYQPTVLTDVPPDAKLADEEIFGPVAPISVFDTEEDAVLAANNTEYGLVSYLYTGDVKRAFRVSERLEAGMIGLNQGIVSNPAAPFGGIKQSGLGREGGTVGIDEFLETKYIAVSL; this is encoded by the coding sequence ATGAACCCAAAGCCCAGTGAAGCCAGCGTTGTCGAGACGGTCGACAAGGAGCTGTTCGTCGGCGGCAAGTGGACCCAGGCCGCGGGCGGCAAGACGTTCCCCGTGCACGACCCCTCGACCGGCGGCGTGCTGTGCGAGATCGCCGATGCCTCCCCCGAGGACGGCATCGCCGCACTGGACGCGGCGGTCGCCGCGCAGGCGGACTGGGCGAACCATCCGCCGCGGGAACGCGGGGAGATCCTGCGCAGGGCCTACGAGGCGTTGATGGCCCGCGCCGACGAGTTGGCCCTGCTGATGACCCTGGAGATGGGCAAGCCGCTGGCCGAGGCACGCGGCGAGATCACCTACGCCGCCGAGTTCTTCCGCTGGTTCGCCGAGGAGGCCGTGCGGATCGACGGCGGCTACGCGGTGGCGCCGAACGGCAGTGGCCGCTTCCTGGTCGCCAAGCAGCCGGTCGGGCCGTCCATCCTGATCACACCGTGGAACTTCCCGATGGCCATGGGCACCCGCAAGATCGGGCCCGCGGTCGCGGCCGGGTGCACGATGGTGATCAAACCCGCCGCGCAGACGCCGCTTTCCATGCTGGCGCTGACCCGGATCCTGGCCGACGCCGGCCTGCCGGACGGGGTGCTGAACGTGCTCACCACCACCGACTCGGGTGGCGTGATGGAGCCGATCATCCGCGACGGGCGGGCCCGCAAGCTGTCCTTCACCGGCTCCACCTCGGTCGGGCGCAAGCTGCTGGAACAGTGCGCGGACAAGGTGTTGCGCACCTCGATGGAGCTCGGCGGCAACGCGCCCTTCCTGGTGTTCGACGACGCCGACCTGGACGCCGCGCTGGACGGCGCGATGCAGGCGAAGATGCGCAACATCGGTGAGGCCTGCACCGCGGCCAACCGCTTCTACGTGCAGCGCGGGATCGTGGAGGAGTTCTCCCGCCGGCTGACCGAGCGGATGGCGGCACTGCCGATCGGCCGGGGCACCGAGGAGGGTGTGGTGGTCGGCCCGCTGATCGACGAGGCGGCGGTCGAGAAGGTGAGCGGCCTGGTCAACGACGCCGCGCAGCGGGGAGCCAGGGTGCTCACCGGCGGGGCCACAGTGGACGGTCCGGGGAACTTCTACCAGCCCACCGTGCTCACCGACGTGCCGCCGGACGCGAAGCTCGCGGACGAGGAGATCTTCGGGCCGGTGGCGCCGATCTCGGTGTTCGACACCGAGGAGGACGCGGTGCTGGCCGCCAACAACACGGAGTACGGGCTGGTCAGCTACCTCTACACCGGCGATGTGAAGCGTGCCTTCCGGGTGTCCGAGCGGCTGGAGGCCGGTATGATCGGCCTGAACCAGGGCATCGTGTCGAACCCGGCCGCGCCGTTCGGCGGGATCAAGCAGTCCGGCCTCGGTCGCGAGGGCGGAACCGTGGGGATCGACGAGTTCCTGGAGACCAAGTACATCGCGGTGAGCCTGTGA
- a CDS encoding acetolactate synthase large subunit, producing the protein MNGAQSLIRTLVDAGVDVCFTNPGTSEMHFVAALDTVPEMRGVLGLSEGVVTGAADGYARIADRPAATLLHLGPGLANGMANLHNARRAHTPMVNIVGDHATYHKQYDALLESDIDAVAGTLNGWVRRCGGAAEVGADADAAVAAAREAPGRIATLILPADVSWGEGGQAGTPVPARPAEPVPDGAVAEVAELLRGAEPVALLIGGHACREEGLRAAAAIGAATGAKVFAETFPRRIERGAGLPNIERLGYLAEQVTYQLDGVRHLVLVGARSPVSFFAYPGKASDLVPEGAAVHSLAGMEQDVVAALTELAAKVAPDTEPPLAAARRPELPSGELTPQNWADVLGALLPEGAIISDEANTSGLLVPGATAGAPRHDVLTLTGGAIGQGMPVAVGAAIAAPDRPVINLQADGSALYTVSALWTQARENLNVTTVLLNNRAYAILRMELQRVGAESSGPKASELFDLSHPDLDFVRIAEGMGVPAGRASTAEELAEQFSRALAEPGPHLIDALVPPLL; encoded by the coding sequence ATGAACGGCGCGCAGTCCCTGATCCGCACGCTCGTCGACGCGGGTGTCGACGTGTGCTTCACCAACCCGGGAACCTCGGAGATGCATTTCGTGGCCGCGCTGGACACCGTGCCGGAGATGCGCGGGGTACTCGGCCTTTCCGAGGGGGTCGTCACGGGCGCCGCCGACGGCTACGCGCGGATCGCGGACCGGCCCGCGGCCACCCTGCTGCACCTCGGGCCCGGCCTCGCCAACGGGATGGCGAACCTGCACAACGCCCGGCGGGCGCATACCCCGATGGTCAACATCGTGGGTGACCACGCGACGTATCACAAGCAGTACGACGCACTGCTGGAGTCGGACATCGACGCGGTCGCGGGCACGCTGAACGGCTGGGTGCGCCGCTGCGGCGGCGCCGCAGAGGTGGGCGCGGACGCGGACGCGGCGGTCGCCGCGGCGCGCGAGGCCCCCGGGCGGATCGCGACGCTGATCCTGCCCGCGGACGTCTCCTGGGGTGAGGGCGGCCAGGCGGGTACGCCGGTGCCTGCCCGGCCGGCCGAGCCGGTACCGGACGGGGCGGTCGCCGAGGTGGCCGAACTGCTGCGCGGTGCGGAACCGGTGGCCCTGCTGATCGGCGGCCACGCCTGCCGGGAGGAGGGGCTACGCGCGGCCGCCGCGATCGGCGCGGCGACCGGGGCGAAGGTGTTCGCCGAGACCTTCCCGCGGCGGATCGAGCGCGGCGCCGGGCTGCCGAATATCGAGCGCCTCGGCTATCTCGCCGAGCAGGTGACCTACCAGCTGGACGGGGTCAGGCACCTGGTGCTGGTGGGGGCGCGCTCCCCCGTTTCCTTCTTCGCCTATCCCGGCAAGGCCAGCGACCTGGTGCCCGAAGGGGCCGCGGTCCACTCGCTCGCCGGGATGGAGCAGGACGTGGTGGCGGCGCTGACCGAGCTCGCCGCCAAGGTCGCCCCGGACACCGAGCCGCCGCTGGCCGCCGCGCGGCGGCCCGAGCTGCCCTCCGGGGAACTGACCCCGCAGAACTGGGCCGACGTGCTCGGTGCCCTGCTGCCGGAGGGCGCGATCATCTCCGACGAGGCCAACACCTCCGGGCTGCTCGTACCGGGCGCCACCGCGGGCGCGCCCCGGCACGACGTGCTCACCCTCACCGGCGGCGCGATCGGCCAGGGCATGCCGGTGGCCGTCGGTGCGGCGATCGCCGCACCGGATCGCCCCGTGATCAACCTGCAGGCCGACGGGAGCGCGCTCTACACCGTGTCCGCGCTGTGGACCCAGGCGCGGGAGAACCTGAACGTCACCACCGTGCTGCTGAACAACCGGGCCTACGCCATCCTGCGGATGGAGTTGCAGCGGGTGGGCGCGGAGAGTTCCGGCCCGAAGGCGAGCGAGCTGTTCGACCTGTCCCACCCGGACCTGGACTTCGTCCGGATCGCCGAGGGCATGGGCGTGCCCGCCGGTCGGGCGAGCACGGCGGAGGAGCTGGCCGAGCAGTTCTCCCGCGCGCTGGCCGAGCCCGGCCCGCACCTGATCGACGCGCTCGTGCCGCCCCTGCTCTGA
- a CDS encoding aldo/keto reductase, whose amino-acid sequence MTACEPRFSFDETRSVSRLGFGAMRLTGHDRKPPAEHRAALEVARRAVELGVDFIDTADSYALGANEELLAEALHPYPEGLLIATKAGQSRPRGDWVPLGRPEYLCQQIELSLRRLRIERIELFQLHRIDPKVPLADQLGALAEMRDEGKIARVGLSEVSVPQLEAARGIVEIASVQNRYNLTDRASEDVLDYCERAGIAFIPWLPIANGRHAESAGAVGKVAAELGATPAQVSLAWLLHRSPVVLPIPGTSTRAHLEENVAAGSLGLTGDQYARLDALGGE is encoded by the coding sequence ATGACCGCATGTGAACCCAGGTTTTCCTTCGACGAGACGCGTTCGGTGTCCCGGCTCGGCTTCGGCGCCATGCGACTGACCGGGCACGACCGCAAACCACCCGCCGAGCACCGGGCGGCGCTCGAGGTGGCCCGGCGTGCGGTGGAGCTCGGCGTGGACTTCATCGACACCGCCGACTCCTACGCACTCGGCGCCAACGAGGAACTGCTCGCCGAGGCGCTGCACCCGTACCCGGAGGGGCTGCTGATCGCCACCAAGGCCGGGCAGAGCAGGCCACGGGGCGACTGGGTGCCGCTCGGTCGCCCGGAGTACCTGTGCCAGCAGATCGAGCTGTCCCTGCGTCGGCTGCGGATCGAGCGGATCGAGCTGTTCCAGCTGCATCGCATCGACCCGAAGGTCCCGCTGGCGGACCAGCTCGGTGCGCTCGCCGAGATGCGGGACGAGGGCAAGATCGCCCGGGTCGGGCTGTCCGAGGTGAGCGTGCCCCAGCTCGAGGCCGCTCGCGGGATCGTCGAGATCGCCAGCGTGCAGAACCGGTACAACCTCACCGACCGGGCTTCCGAGGACGTGCTGGACTACTGCGAGCGGGCGGGAATCGCGTTCATCCCGTGGCTTCCGATCGCGAACGGGCGGCACGCCGAGTCGGCGGGGGCCGTCGGGAAGGTGGCTGCGGAGCTCGGCGCCACCCCGGCGCAGGTGTCGCTGGCCTGGCTGCTGCACCGCTCGCCGGTGGTGTTGCCGATCCCCGGCACCTCCACCCGCGCCCACCTCGAGGAGAACGTGGCCGCCGGCAGCCTGGGGCTGACCGGCGACCAGTACGCCCGCCTCGACGCGCTCGGCGGCGAGTAG